One Gossypium hirsutum isolate 1008001.06 chromosome A08, Gossypium_hirsutum_v2.1, whole genome shotgun sequence genomic window, ATCTCATATacataattacaccaaattaaaattaGTGTATCAcattatatattagattaaaatttatatataaatttaaaatttattctaaataacaaatattattataaaaatatttttatctttatatttctttatataaattttaaataaatactcACCTTTGATGATGAGACTCAACCAtatcatttcaatcaaaatatattttacatCGATTTTTTAATGACATTATAGGTATGTCATATctcatttttacataattttttatggACATTATGGGTGTGTCATGAtctttttatatcatcattatcaTACATAAGGCTAGATCATAGTGGTGGTTCTCCAACATTGAGCCCAAATTCCAATTTTAGGCCTGATAATAAAAGCTAATTAATAGCCCAAAATAAAACCCAACGCcgaaaaattaatataataaaagaaggaaaatagcctatgctagggttttttttttctgttgttATGGAATAAAGCAAAAGGAAAATTTCCATTTTAGCAGACTATCTTCGCCGCCTCCTCTTCCTCCTATCTCATAGCAGCCATGGTACTATCTCTCGCTTTCTACTTCTTTCCTTTGCTTTTTTAGAATGTTTGCAAAATAATGTCTTTAATACGTTTGTTTTGTTGCTTCCTAGATCATTCCAGAGAAGAACCGCCGCGAGATCTCCAAGTACCTCTTTCAAGgtaaccaaataaaaaaataattcccaTATCGATTTCGAATTTTGTATTTCATTTGGATATTTGGATTTAAAATCTGggattttatgttttgttttctaGAGGGTGTTTGCTATGCAAAGAAAGATTACAACTTGGCGAAGCACCCAGAAATTGATGTTCCCAATCTTCAAGTAATAAAGCTGATGCAAAGCTTCAAGTCAAAAGAATACGTGCGTGAAACTTTTGCATGGATGCATTATTACTGGTACCTTACCAATGATGGCATTGAGTTCCTTAGGACATATCTGAATCTTCCTTCTGAGATTGTTCCCGCTACTTTGAAGAAACAAGCTAAGCCCGCTGGTCGTCCCATGGGCCCTCCTGGTGACCGCCCACGGTAATAGTTTTGGAGTTCTTTGCTCTTTTATTTAATGAAAAAGTTAGGCTTTTCTTTTCCATAtagaatttgatgaaaatttctcTCTTTGTAATTGTGGGTTTTGTTGGTTATGAATCAGTGGTCCTCCTCGCTTTGGTGACGGCGAGAGGAGATTTGGTGACAGAGATGGCTACCGTGGAGGTCCAAGAGGAGGAGGTGATTTTGGTGACAAGGGAGGAGCTCCGGCTGACTATCAGCCTTCATTCAGGGTAATGTtgcttttataaatttttaacttATTACGTATGAATAGCTGATGGTTCAAATGCATGCGAAGTGTTGGATTGTACATAATGATTTATGGTGTTTATCTTAGTTATCTGAGTTTCTTTGTCCATTTTGgaaccattttttttttttttttgcctcttCTGAACTCTATTCATCTCAAATTTGATCAGAAGTACGCATAGTCATGGTTAGTTGTGATTGCTTGTTGGTGGCTTAAGATTAGTTTCATTGTGATGTTAATGTTACTTTTGTGGCTGCTCTTGGAAGATTTGCGCCTGTTAGATGCTAGTTATTTCACTTTGAAGGATGAAATGTTTATATGATTGCTTGAAAACATGTGTACCCATTGATGATAGATGAGGTTATGTTTCTAATAATATAAAGGCTGATATAATTTCTTACATGTGAACTCGCAGGGCCCTGGAACAAGGCCTGCCTTTGGTCGAGGAGGTGGTGGTTATGGTGGTGCTGGACCTGCAGGTGGTGCAGGTCTTCCTTGAGACGGATGCTTTTTCATGACAGATAGTTTTGTCAGTCTAGGTGGTTGTTGAAGTTGATAGAAGTTTGTGTTATGCTTTTCAATTTAGTTATTTGATGCTTATAAAATATTGCTACTCTTCGGTTCATCCGAAAGGAATTTAGGACCAATGTTTTCTTTGCTATTTGATCATACACATTTTGTGGTGTTTGTTGCACTGTAGTACTGAAATTTTCATTCAAGCTTGTAACATTATGGAATCCTGCTCTCATCAAACATATAATTCTACATGTTTCATGAATGCTGCTGTTGAACCGCATACAATCAATTTATAACGCATTCTTTTACATGTTTCATGATTCCATTTACAGCAGCATAGATAGATTTACTCTCTAGGTGTCTTGTATCATTTACCATGAACTTGAACATCACTCCTTCTACCTCAACAGTGCTCCATCCGCCATCCTTTTTCATACCTTGTCTAAGCTGAGCCCTAACCTTGACAACATCTTCCCACTGGCCCCTGCTAGCATGAATGTTTGATAATGCTACCCTCCAAACTATGCCTTCGGGATCCTGGATAGACAGCTTCTCTGCTACTCTTTCAGCTATGCAGATATTTCCATGGAACCCACATGCACCCAATAAAGCATACCATACATCAT contains:
- the LOC121204605 gene encoding 40S ribosomal protein S10-1, producing MIIPEKNRREISKYLFQEGVCYAKKDYNLAKHPEIDVPNLQVIKLMQSFKSKEYVRETFAWMHYYWYLTNDGIEFLRTYLNLPSEIVPATLKKQAKPAGRPMGPPGDRPRGPPRFGDGERRFGDRDGYRGGPRGGGDFGDKGGAPADYQPSFRGPGTRPAFGRGGGGYGGAGPAGGAGLP